ATGATAATGCAAATGCAAAAGTTATAAATAGTGGTGAAATAACTATTGATGGAAGTTATGCAATTGGAATGCTGGCATCAGGAGCAAAACTTACAAATACCGGTTCAATTTTAAGTACTGATATAAAAAATGGAGTTGGTATAGTAGGAATAAATAATGCAACAATTGAAAACAGTGGAGCAATAAAAGTAGTAGGAACAGGAGATACAAATAATATAGGTATCTTCCTAAATACTAATTCAACAGGTACGGTAGGAACAAAGGGAACAACTAATCAATCTATAGAAGTATTAGGAGATAATTCAACAGGAGTATTAGTTTCAGGTGGAAGCAAACTTACTATGGAAGGTGGAGTAAAAGTATCAGGAAATTCTGTTTCAGGTATAGTTGCAAATGGAACTGATATTACTTTAAATGGAGTAGCACAAGTAACTGTTGATAATAATGGAAATGTTTCTAATCCAATAGGAGCAAAAGGATCTTATGGAATAGTTGTTAAAAAAGCTGGTGGAGCAGGTAAGTTTATAGGAACTAATACAGATGCTACAGTTAAAGTTACAAACCCAGAGTCTATAGGTCTTTATTCTGAAGGAGAATTAGAGCTAGCTAAAGCTAATATAATTGCAGAAAATGGAGCTATAAATTTCTTTGCTAATGATGGTAAAATATCAACACAAGGTGGTACAACAACAACAGGCAAAAAATCATTATTGTTCTATACTTCGGGTAATAACGCAAAGGTATTAATAAATGCTCCAATGACTTCTACAATTAAAGGTGGTGCTAATCCAAGTGAAAGGGGAACAGCATTTTACTATGTGGCACCTGGAGCTACTTATGGAAAATTTGATACAGCAGCAATTCAAAATTATTTTAATACAACATTTGGTAATGGAGCAAGTACTTTAAACAATTTAACACTAAATATGGAACAAGGATCAAGACTATTTGTTGCATCTAATGTAGAAATGAATTTAACAAATACATCTGCTACTAATTTGATGTCAGGAATAGTAGGAGCACCTACTATAACAGGCTCAAATTATAAGACATTTATGCTTTATTTAAGTAAGCTTAATGTAGATACGGCAGTAAATTTAGACAATGCAGCAGATGCTTATAATCAATTAGAGATTGCTAATTCATCTATAACAAATGCAAGTAAAATGACAGGAAGTAGTAAAAATCAGGTTGCAATGGCACAAGAAAATGGGCTAAATCCTTCAAATGTAGGTTATCCAGCTTCTAAGGTCACACTTATAAATGATGCAAATGGAACAATAGAATTGACAGGTGAGGGCTCAACAGCTATATATGCAAAAAGAGGTCAAATAGATAATGATGGAACAATAAGTGTTGGTGATAATTCAACAGCAATTTATTTGATAGAAGATAACTTAGGAGATCCTTTATCTGTTGCCGGAGGAACAGTAAGTAATGATGGAACTATAAAGTTAGGAAAAGGGTCAACAGGAATTTATTATAAGGCAGAAACTACAGGACCTAATCATGCACTTGATGGTGGAGTTATTAATGCAGGTAAAATTGAATCGAAAGCTAACAATGTAATAGGGATAACTTTTGAAAGCCCTTATAATAATAAAAAATTTAGAAATACAGGAACTATTGAATTAAAAGGAGATGCTTCAACAGCAATGTATGCTACTGGTAACGGAACATATACTGCTTTAAATGAAGGAACTATAGAGTTAGGAAATTCTGCTGATGCTAATAATCCTAATGTTGGAATGTTTACTGATAAAGCAGCTATAAAATTAGAAAATAAAGGAAAGATTGTAGCTGGAGATAAGGCTGTAGGACTTTATGGATATGGAATTAGCCTAACAGCACCATCTCAATTAGAAGTAGGAGCAGGAGGAACAGGAGTTTACTCTAAAGGTGGAAATGTAGATATAGCCGGAACTTTAAAAACTGGTCAAAAAGAAGCAGTAGCAGTATATTATGTTGGAACAGGAGGAGCTATAACTAATAATGCATCTAAAATTGAGATAGGTGATAGCTCGTATGGCTTTGTTATAAAAAATCCAACAGGAGGAAATATATTAACTAGTAATACAGCTAATGTAAGTCTAGGAAAAGATGTTGTATACATTTACTCAAATGATAAAAATGGAACTATAACTAATAATACAGTTTTAAAATCAACAGGTGATGAAAATTATGCCGTTTATGCAGCAGGAAATATAATCAATAATGCAGATATAGATTTTTCAACTGGAATAGGGAATGTAGCTCTTTATAGCATTTCAGGAGGATTAGCTAGAAATCTTGCAGGCAAAACAATAACGGTAGGAGATTCTGATACAGCTAATAGTAAGTTTGGTATTGCAATGGCAGCAGGTTATGAGAAAACTGATACTGGAAGACTAGAAAATGCAGGAACATTAAATGTTAATGGTAAAAATAGTATTGGTATGTATGCAACAGGAATAGGTTCTGAAGCAAAAAATAGTGCAGGAGCTACTATAAATCTAGCTGCTGATGGTGCTATCGGAATGTATCTTGATAATGGTGCTAAAGGATTCAATGATGGAACAATTACAACTGTTGGAACTCCAAATGCAGTAGTTGGTGTTGTTGTAAGAGGTGGAGCAGAGTTTACAAATAACGGAACTATACATATAGATTCTCCAAATGGCTATGCTTTCTTTAAGGCACAAGGCGGAATAATTAAAAACTACGGTACATTTACATTAGGAAGTGGAGCTAAAAAAGAATTTGCTCCAGGAAGTAAACCTACTGGAAAAGAAGTTGGCGGAGTAAAAATAGATGCACCAGCGGGAGCAGACAAAGCTACAATAACTCTAAATGGAATAACTCAACCTATAGTTAGCATAACAAATCCTATAGGGCAAAGAGCACCATTGACTTCATCATTCGGTATGTATATAGATACATTAAAAGGAACTAATCCAATAGGAGGACTTTTACCTTCAGGAGAAGCTGATTTAATAATAGGAGCGGAAGCAAGTCAAGCTACAAAGAGCAAATATATAAACTTAAGTGGAACTAGTTCAATAATAGACCCATATAATAAAGCAATACTTGGT
The Fusobacterium russii ATCC 25533 DNA segment above includes these coding regions:
- a CDS encoding autotransporter-associated N-terminal domain-containing protein produces the protein MKNQLREVEKNLRYLAKRYKGITFSTGLVLLYLMLGVNAFSEETVANIENQVASKKEIGMSADRLSEVLREIKAENEKKLKGAKLELVQLTEQGDQVVKSPWSSWQFGMNYIYESWGGSYKGRGDKKQKYPYEGIFTRDSGADEMNRYVSSDSSYYSTLASESSPTSASSNRRKNLGQGYGIASTQPVPEPIIDLELSAGIRPKVVNKADLNLVPKAANIPTLPDPVRFSPINPNIVIPADPALPAPPTFAIVLGADCNEGCNSNGSTPRQNTKAGFLESLDNESKQNINVILHYTWSNGRGAERGYAFKMYKETNTTVLPAIAGDNYYFNSYNFGNGDTKEFAGGVANATSGIDKNHQRFFIGGSRFWEIDNTSSGTFTIPSTATVNLGGIYTLALVSQENGTTLRNEGIITDKEEKNDKYIQDTPQTFTIEAPTSKTTITKNADGYVGYKVGIAQVQENGTSYNSQNQKLENAKTIDFRGNNSMGMYVYLPSNTTYTKMKNESTGVINISGAESYGMKIAAKSDNSAEMLNEGTINVYKNPDGNAKADNSVGMAIMNDPTVSGGVTFGTGKAKNSGTINITDVENSLGTYVNIATDIENTSTGKIKINANVNKATAGSQSVNIGMRADDNANAKVINSGEITIDGSYAIGMLASGAKLTNTGSILSTDIKNGVGIVGINNATIENSGAIKVVGTGDTNNIGIFLNTNSTGTVGTKGTTNQSIEVLGDNSTGVLVSGGSKLTMEGGVKVSGNSVSGIVANGTDITLNGVAQVTVDNNGNVSNPIGAKGSYGIVVKKAGGAGKFIGTNTDATVKVTNPESIGLYSEGELELAKANIIAENGAINFFANDGKISTQGGTTTTGKKSLLFYTSGNNAKVLINAPMTSTIKGGANPSERGTAFYYVAPGATYGKFDTAAIQNYFNTTFGNGASTLNNLTLNMEQGSRLFVASNVEMNLTNTSATNLMSGIVGAPTITGSNYKTFMLYLSKLNVDTAVNLDNAADAYNQLEIANSSITNASKMTGSSKNQVAMAQENGLNPSNVGYPASKVTLINDANGTIELTGEGSTAIYAKRGQIDNDGTISVGDNSTAIYLIEDNLGDPLSVAGGTVSNDGTIKLGKGSTGIYYKAETTGPNHALDGGVINAGKIESKANNVIGITFESPYNNKKFRNTGTIELKGDASTAMYATGNGTYTALNEGTIELGNSADANNPNVGMFTDKAAIKLENKGKIVAGDKAVGLYGYGISLTAPSQLEVGAGGTGVYSKGGNVDIAGTLKTGQKEAVAVYYVGTGGAITNNASKIEIGDSSYGFVIKNPTGGNILTSNTANVSLGKDVVYIYSNDKNGTITNNTVLKSTGDENYAVYAAGNIINNADIDFSTGIGNVALYSISGGLARNLAGKTITVGDSDTANSKFGIAMAAGYEKTDTGRLENAGTLNVNGKNSIGMYATGIGSEAKNSAGATINLAADGAIGMYLDNGAKGFNDGTITTVGTPNAVVGVVVRGGAEFTNNGTIHIDSPNGYAFFKAQGGIIKNYGTFTLGSGAKKEFAPGSKPTGKEVGGVKIDAPAGADKATITLNGITQPIVSITNPIGQRAPLTSSFGMYIDTLKGTNPIGGLLPSGEADLIIGAEASQATKSKYINLSGTSSIIDPYNKAILGNPQITSWKIYSGAMNWIATATLDQNTGLIKNIYLAKIPYTSFAGNEPSPVDRKDTYNFLDGLEQRYGVEELGTRENQLFQKLNSIGKNEEVLFFQAVDEMMGHQYANIQQRIHSTGRILDKEFDYLKDEWRTASKDSNKIKVFGMKGEYSTDTAGVIDY